In Deltaproteobacteria bacterium, one genomic interval encodes:
- a CDS encoding molybdopterin molybdotransferase MoeA, translated as MISVREALTTVLLELPRLGSEQVPLPAAYRRVLAAAVRASRDVPPFRNSAMDGFAIRAADAAQASAAAPVTLRVLEVIGAGSLPTHPVEAGTATKIMTGSPLPAGSDAVVRVEDTHEGNGTVTVQVPVTLGANVREPGEDMRAGETVLNAGRPLRPADVGLLASLGLAVVRVTRRPRVAILTTGNELVEPGEALGPGQIVNSNAYTLAAAVAEAGAEAVMLGIVRDQPEQIEAAFADAFKADVVLSTGGVSVGSFDFVRRTLRQLGYEERFWKVAQKPGKPLTFGLRQGTPAFGLPGNPVSSLVCFYLYVVPALRAMMGMERIHLPSIEAEVTEEVTTAAGLTEFVRCVVEQGDGGYRVRPAGSQSSGVLRSMAAGEGLLVAPPEQAVVARGSRGRVILLSQEAAATPPF; from the coding sequence ATGATCAGCGTGCGCGAGGCGCTCACGACGGTGTTGCTGGAGTTGCCGCGCCTGGGCTCGGAACAGGTGCCGCTGCCAGCGGCTTATCGGCGCGTGCTGGCGGCTGCGGTGCGCGCCAGCCGTGATGTTCCGCCGTTTCGCAACTCGGCGATGGACGGCTTCGCCATTCGGGCCGCCGACGCCGCACAGGCATCGGCGGCGGCGCCGGTGACCTTGCGGGTGCTCGAAGTCATCGGCGCCGGTTCGCTACCGACCCATCCAGTCGAAGCCGGCACCGCCACCAAGATCATGACCGGGTCACCGCTACCGGCGGGGTCGGATGCGGTGGTGCGAGTTGAAGATACGCACGAAGGCAACGGTACGGTGACGGTGCAGGTGCCGGTGACGCTCGGCGCCAACGTACGCGAGCCGGGCGAAGACATGCGGGCGGGGGAGACGGTGCTGAATGCCGGCCGGCCGTTGCGGCCGGCGGACGTCGGCCTGCTGGCGTCGCTTGGGCTGGCGGTGGTGCGCGTGACTCGCCGCCCCCGGGTGGCGATCTTGACCACCGGCAACGAGTTGGTGGAACCCGGCGAAGCGTTGGGGCCGGGCCAGATCGTCAACAGCAACGCTTACACCTTGGCGGCGGCGGTGGCCGAAGCCGGCGCCGAGGCGGTCATGCTCGGCATCGTGCGCGATCAGCCGGAGCAGATCGAGGCGGCTTTCGCCGACGCCTTCAAGGCGGATGTGGTGCTATCGACCGGCGGCGTATCGGTCGGCAGCTTCGATTTCGTGCGCCGCACGCTGCGCCAACTGGGATACGAGGAACGCTTCTGGAAGGTGGCGCAGAAACCGGGCAAACCGCTCACCTTCGGCTTGCGCCAGGGCACGCCTGCCTTCGGGCTACCGGGCAACCCGGTGTCTTCGCTGGTGTGCTTCTATCTCTATGTGGTGCCCGCGCTGCGGGCGATGATGGGCATGGAACGGATCCACCTGCCGAGCATCGAAGCCGAGGTCACCGAGGAGGTTACCACCGCGGCCGGCCTGACCGAGTTCGTCCGTTGCGTCGTGGAGCAGGGCGACGGCGGCTATCGCGTGCGGCCGGCGGGCTCGCAAAGCTCGGGCGTGTTGCGCTCGATGGCGGCGGGCGAGGGGCTGCTGGTGGCGCCACCGGAGCAAGCCGTGGTCGCGCGCGGCAGCCGCGGGCGGGTCATATTGTTGAGCCAGGAGGCGGCGGCCACCCC